The following proteins are encoded in a genomic region of Ostrea edulis chromosome 7, xbOstEdul1.1, whole genome shotgun sequence:
- the LOC125645729 gene encoding uncharacterized protein LOC125645729, translating into MPGKKSYNCCNCPRVVRQKDRYSIARKYRVVISKLSGRTPGDDDFLCNRCRCMCARHIKRKGHSMASTTDCQGESAPSTSSTTLTPQFSPPSVTLPFPCTSRGHAACCICKRPGPKLVVVPVGFRHRIFITKEVIIPAGARCCPKHLQRDIESLNPTARTTKFNKTSITELIKFLRTEIIRSEKARLDFDSENLTDTEYVDLLGISKASFNDMMLFIEGKIKITPARTTRTSLAIFLLKLRGGESNKILSTLFNISKSSIQRSVRAVRNILMTGGFVTENLGFGHITREEIINKHTRPLAQTLFGDDTTQQAILILDGTYIYINKSGNFRFQRQSYSLHKGRPLVKPMVIVSSTGYFVSVLGPYIAKNNDASILNHILKRNIDDIQGWVCEDDVFVVDRGFRDSLDYLEELGIKAQMPSFMAHGDRQMSTESANISRLVTKIRWVVESANGRIKQWRYLGKILPTSQVPYIGDFVRIVCAISNRYIIINSNNLQINMHLTMKSYDQILGTKMIHLSKQINTLRQHVEENKLERRSACWEEMDDITDFPNLDEEQLRSLTCGTYQLKLSPSYAQEHIEGDCAIHVHKEEPGLVRIRMQSRHVSSRSYLLWIKYAEGAIIAWYCKCKAGARVVGMCAHIAAILWYVGYARHQPAGRIGVRDWGEFLEDATLVDESESSSEGSEIEE; encoded by the exons ATGCCTGGTAAGAAATCTTACAACTGTTGTAATTGTCCACGCGTGGTACGACAGAAAGACAGATACAGCATTGCAAGAAAATACAGAGTCGTTATCTCCAAACTATCTGGGAGAACACCAGGTGACGATGACTTCTTATGCAACAGATGTAGGTGCATGTGTGCACGTCACATAAAACGCAAAGGTCATAGCATGGCGAGCACGACAGATTGTCAAGGTGAATCCGCACCATCAACATCATCTACAACTTTAACACCTCAGTTCAGTCCACCATCAGTAACTCTTCCTTTTCCTTGCACATCAAGAGGACATGCTGCATGTTGCATCTGCAAAAGGCCAGGACCAAAGCTAGTTGTGGTTCCAGTGGGATTTCGTCATCGAATCTTTATCACCAAAGAAGTCATAATTCCTGCTGGAGCTCGTTGCTGCCCAAAACACCTGCAGAGAGACATTGAAAGTTTGAACCCAACAGCGAGAACAACAAAGTTCAATAAAACTTCAATAACTGAGCTGATCAAGTTCTTAAGAACTGAGATTATACGAAGTGAGAAAGCAAGGCTAGATTTTGACAGTGAAAATCTTACAGACACTGAATATGTAGATCTCCTGGGGATATCAAAAGCTTCTTTCAATGACATGATGCTGTTTATCGAGGGGAAAATCAAAATAACTCCTGCTAGAACTACCAGAACCAGCCTTGCAATCTTTTTGCTAAAATTGAGAGGAGGGGAGTCAAACAAGATTTTGTCCACATTGTTTAATATTTCCAAATCCAGTATACAAAGAAGTGTGCGAGCTGTCCGCAATATATTGATGACTGGAGGTTTTGTCACAGAAAACCTTGGATTTGGTCACATAACGCGAGAGGAGATAATCAATAAGCATACGCGACCCCTTGCCCAGACACTTTTTGGTGATGACACAACTCAGCAAGCCATACTTATATTGGATGGAACGTACATCTACATCAACAAAAGTGGTAATTTTAGATTTCAACGTCAATCCTACAGTCTCCACAAAGGCAGGCCACTTGTGAAACCTATGGTCATTGTGTCATCGACAGGCTACTTTGTTTCTGTATTAGGCCCTTATATTGCAAAAAACAATGATGCCTCCATACTCAACcacattttgaaaagaaatatcgATGACATACAGGGATGGGTTTGCGAGGATGATGTATTTGTGGTGGACCGTGGTTTCAGAGACTCCTTGGATTACTTGGAGGAACTAGGTATCAAGGCACAGATGCCATCCTTTATGGCTCATGGAGACAGGCAGATGTCAACTGAAAGTGCAAATATTAGTCGATTAGTGACAAAG ATAAGATGGGTGGTTGAGTCAGCGAATGGTAGGATAAAGCAATGGCGTTACCTTGGGAAAATCCTGCCAACGAGCCAGGTTCCGTACATTGGAGATTTTGTTAGGATTGTTTGTGCCATCAGTAACAGGTATATTATAATCAATTCCAATAACTTGCAAATAAACATGCATCTCACAATGAAATCCT ATGACCAGATCCTTGGTACAAAAATGATTCACTTATCAAAGCAAATCAACACCCTTCGGCAGCATGTTGAAGAAAACAAATTGGAAAGACGATCAGCTTGTTGGGAGGAAATGGATGATATCACTGACTTTCCAAACCTGGATGAAGAGCAACTGAGGTCTCTGACATGTGGCACGTACCAGCTGAAATTATCCCCAAGCTATGCCCAGGAACATATTGAAGGAGATTGTGCCATTCATGTCCACAAGGAGGAGCCAGGTCTAGTACGAATCAGAATGCAGAGTCGTCATGTGTCATCCAGGTCCTACCTTCTGTGGATAAAGTATGCAGAGGGTGCAATAATTGCATGGTATTGTAAGTGTAAGGCTGGTGCTCGTGTTGTTGGCATGTGTGCACACATTGCAGCCATTCTATGGTATGTGGGGTATGCACGGCACCAACCAGCGGGGCGAATAGGTGTGCGTGATTGGGGGGAGTTTCTGGAAGATGCCACTTTGGTTGATGAGTCTGAGAGTTCCAGTGAAGGCAGTGAAATAGAAGAGTAA